In Quercus robur chromosome 10, dhQueRobu3.1, whole genome shotgun sequence, a genomic segment contains:
- the LOC126702971 gene encoding putative disease resistance protein RGA4 has protein sequence MRELPSLTHLQISDCQKLRCVPDGLDFTRLKCLRIGGFCKELNSFPSFNFNERSHAPLEELYLYGWASLNTLPEEIQFFTAVKILDISEFDEMVSLPDWLGNLPSIQELYIHNCKNMMYLPTTQAMRRLIKLEQLSIHECPKLKERCAEGSGAEWSKIAHIPKFSSNGYGNCKAFIVPI, from the exons ATGCGTGAATTGCCTTCTCTTACCCATTTACAAATTAGCGATTGCCAAAAGTTGAGGTGTGTGCCAGACGGATTAGACTTCACCCGCTTGAAGTGTTTGCGGATCGGTGGGTTTTGTAAGGAATTAAATTCTTTCCCCAGTTTCAATTTCAACGAACGCTCACATGCGCCCCTTGAAGAATTATACCTGTATGGGTGGGCTAGTCTCAACACTCTACCGGAGGAAATTCAATTCTTCACTGCCGTCAAAATTCTTGACATATCTGAATTTGATGAAATGGTCTCTTTGCCTGACTGGTTAGGCAACCTTCCTTCTATTCAAGAGCTATATATTCACAATTGCAAGAACATGATGTATCTGCCCACAACACAAGCCATGCGACGCCTCATCAAACTAGAACAACTATCCATTCATGAATGCCCCAAATTGAAGGAAAGATGTGCAGAAGGGAGCGGCGCAGAGTGGTCTAAGATTGCCCATATTCCGAAATTTTCTTCTAATGGTTACGG AAACTGCAAAGCATTTATTGTCCCCATCTAA